One window from the genome of Salisaeta longa DSM 21114 encodes:
- a CDS encoding T9SS type A sorting domain-containing protein, whose protein sequence is MRYAKTCAVFVVLLFVAMATASPAEARTCTWTGQGDGVFWSDPDNWDDASGDPCTPGAGDTAIINGSVELASGRTVNELQLAGTLTIDGGATLIVNYLFLDTGSISGDGDVEVDQQADFSGGTISVAITLPSDSNNSCGTRLRIGEGNTFTNNGTLSGSCFVDMEAGTTIDNYGVIEAGVSISVVGALDNGQEEVTPYPIVNNKVDATMRAGTNAIFNNAGTVEVPPGNTVMFSGGGTSNGTFIVPTETTPDDGVEIAALRFTEQFGITPHDLTGALIQGGGRVQFQDFRSPIALTDVTYDLSGAPEAETLITEAEVTFPASMTLVDVGKTLFIYDEDATEDEAAIIEHDIALATLQTQGGTLGGSGAVTVSDAFQVTRGTIDNRTVTIDGVGSFGSSGTISLTGGASVTNNVDLQVGTVTMADATAWINNATLTVDGNGFPTVGSFTTPPVVTNNGRVVFDFGDYSLGADWTNNGELRLLGTVTATGAFTNATSGIVSGTGQLDWSGATTVTNDGTFAPGRPGFPYARLQVVGDFVMSPNATLDIEGAAGSGTVDELEVNGAVGLDGTLDLTLDDVPLGSYEIVTLNFATSETITGTFAQVAVPSGYTANMRYATDAVTLDITETPYPLLDRSPLDIDFGDAEVSAIERIEIENVGSGTLTLSGASLSGADAARFDVVQPSFPVDLSTGQTVDVAVQVVGPETSGSVSATLDLAHDGDGDGSATTSVPVVADQIVNPNYGQAAGYFFANSTFFSDEAPSQPTFDWIDISSTGIDRIGALSDNSVIGPFDLGFTFRFFGQDYTQYWISSNGWIAFSDPGGEAESFNSIIPDADAPNALVAWFWDDLDPSDTDVTGRHLYVQTTTVNGVDAHVITFEHYPEHGADADGWITAQVVLLAGPDASTNGAIKLQYKAHGASIYLEGATVGIENASGGNGLQYRYDNTGGPLFGSPLAVQIGPDATALPVELTTFDAAQTDAGVRLTWQTAAEQNNAGFAVERRVDGGAFTAVGFVDGAGTTNRPRRYRFTDDAVPYAAERLTYRLKQVDTDGAATYSDVVEVQLDAPERFALHGNYPNPVAQQTTIRYALPRAADVHLAVYDVLGRRVAILANEQQPAGRKEVVFDARQLASGIYFVRLHTNRQTRTQKLMVVR, encoded by the coding sequence ATGCGATACGCAAAGACGTGTGCCGTATTTGTCGTTCTCCTCTTCGTCGCGATGGCGACGGCGTCTCCAGCCGAAGCCCGAACCTGCACCTGGACGGGGCAGGGGGACGGCGTCTTCTGGAGCGACCCCGACAACTGGGATGATGCCAGCGGCGATCCGTGCACGCCGGGGGCGGGCGATACGGCCATCATCAATGGATCGGTCGAGCTCGCCAGCGGCCGGACGGTCAACGAGCTCCAGCTGGCAGGGACGCTCACGATTGATGGGGGCGCTACCCTCATCGTGAACTATCTTTTTCTGGATACCGGCAGCATCAGCGGGGATGGCGACGTCGAGGTCGATCAGCAAGCGGATTTCAGCGGCGGAACGATCAGCGTGGCCATCACCCTGCCGTCCGACAGCAATAATTCGTGCGGGACGCGCCTTCGCATCGGGGAAGGCAACACGTTTACCAACAACGGCACGCTCTCCGGCAGCTGCTTCGTCGACATGGAGGCCGGGACGACGATCGACAACTACGGCGTGATCGAGGCGGGCGTGAGCATCTCGGTCGTCGGCGCGCTGGACAACGGGCAAGAAGAGGTGACGCCGTATCCTATCGTGAACAACAAGGTCGATGCGACGATGCGCGCGGGTACGAATGCCATCTTTAACAACGCAGGGACTGTGGAAGTCCCTCCCGGCAATACCGTTATGTTTAGTGGCGGGGGCACCTCGAATGGTACGTTCATCGTTCCGACTGAAACGACACCGGATGATGGCGTTGAAATTGCTGCGCTGCGATTCACGGAACAGTTTGGCATCACACCGCACGACCTCACGGGAGCCCTCATTCAGGGCGGTGGCAGAGTGCAGTTCCAAGACTTCCGTTCACCGATTGCCCTGACCGACGTCACGTACGATCTGAGTGGAGCGCCCGAGGCGGAGACACTCATTACTGAAGCTGAGGTGACATTTCCCGCGTCCATGACGCTCGTAGACGTCGGGAAGACGCTTTTCATTTATGACGAAGACGCAACGGAGGATGAAGCAGCCATCATCGAACACGACATCGCCCTCGCCACGCTGCAAACGCAGGGAGGTACCCTTGGGGGCAGCGGTGCTGTCACCGTGTCCGATGCGTTTCAAGTAACCCGCGGCACCATCGACAACCGCACCGTCACCATCGATGGGGTAGGAAGCTTCGGAAGTTCTGGCACAATCAGTCTAACGGGCGGTGCGAGCGTGACCAATAACGTGGACTTGCAGGTGGGTACGGTAACGATGGCTGATGCAACGGCCTGGATTAACAATGCAACGCTCACGGTCGACGGAAACGGATTTCCTACGGTAGGCTCATTCACGACGCCGCCTGTGGTAACCAACAACGGACGGGTGGTCTTTGATTTCGGCGACTATTCGCTTGGGGCAGATTGGACCAACAACGGTGAGCTTCGACTGTTGGGTACCGTGACCGCCACGGGAGCCTTCACCAATGCCACGAGCGGCATCGTGAGCGGGACCGGGCAGCTTGATTGGAGCGGGGCCACCACCGTGACCAACGACGGTACCTTTGCGCCGGGTCGTCCCGGTTTTCCATACGCGCGGCTGCAAGTGGTTGGCGACTTTGTAATGAGCCCAAACGCTACGCTGGATATCGAAGGGGCAGCCGGATCCGGCACTGTTGATGAGTTGGAGGTGAATGGCGCGGTGGGGCTCGATGGAACGTTAGACCTCACGTTGGACGACGTACCGCTCGGCAGCTACGAAATCGTCACGCTTAACTTTGCTACATCGGAAACCATTACGGGCACCTTCGCACAGGTGGCAGTTCCCTCAGGGTACACGGCAAACATGCGCTATGCGACCGACGCAGTCACGCTCGACATCACCGAGACGCCCTATCCGCTGCTGGACCGTTCACCCCTTGATATCGACTTCGGTGATGCCGAAGTCAGCGCTATCGAACGCATTGAAATCGAGAACGTGGGCAGTGGCACGCTCACGCTTTCTGGCGCGTCGCTGAGCGGGGCTGACGCGGCACGGTTCGATGTCGTCCAGCCGAGCTTCCCCGTCGATCTCAGCACGGGCCAGACAGTGGATGTGGCCGTGCAGGTCGTCGGGCCCGAGACGAGCGGCAGCGTCTCGGCCACGCTCGACCTCGCGCACGACGGCGATGGAGATGGTTCGGCGACCACGTCCGTTCCCGTCGTGGCCGATCAGATCGTTAACCCGAACTATGGTCAAGCTGCAGGCTACTTCTTCGCCAACTCGACGTTCTTCTCGGATGAAGCGCCCTCGCAGCCCACATTCGACTGGATCGACATCTCCAGCACGGGGATCGATCGTATCGGGGCCCTCTCCGATAACAGTGTAATTGGCCCGTTTGATTTGGGCTTTACGTTTCGCTTCTTCGGTCAAGACTACACCCAGTACTGGATCAGCTCGAACGGATGGATTGCGTTCTCGGACCCAGGGGGTGAGGCCGAGTCGTTCAATTCCATCATCCCGGATGCGGACGCCCCCAACGCGCTCGTAGCCTGGTTCTGGGACGACCTCGATCCGTCCGACACAGACGTTACCGGCCGCCATCTCTATGTGCAAACGACGACGGTGAACGGCGTGGATGCGCACGTCATCACCTTCGAGCACTATCCGGAGCATGGAGCCGACGCAGATGGCTGGATTACAGCGCAGGTTGTGTTGCTAGCCGGTCCGGATGCCAGCACGAATGGGGCGATCAAGCTCCAGTACAAAGCGCACGGGGCGTCGATTTACCTAGAAGGCGCAACGGTGGGGATTGAGAACGCATCGGGCGGCAACGGACTGCAGTATCGCTACGATAATACCGGAGGGCCGCTCTTTGGCTCACCCCTCGCCGTGCAAATCGGCCCGGATGCGACGGCGCTCCCCGTTGAGCTGACGACCTTCGACGCGGCGCAGACGGACGCCGGCGTTCGGCTCACGTGGCAGACCGCTGCCGAGCAGAACAACGCCGGGTTTGCCGTCGAGCGTCGGGTAGACGGCGGGGCGTTCACCGCGGTCGGCTTTGTGGACGGCGCGGGCACCACGAACCGCCCCCGTCGCTACCGCTTCACCGACGACGCCGTGCCGTACGCCGCCGAGCGCCTGACGTACCGCCTCAAGCAGGTTGATACCGACGGAGCGGCCACGTACAGCGACGTGGTGGAGGTCCAGCTCGACGCCCCGGAGCGGTTCGCATTGCACGGTAACTACCCGAACCCCGTCGCGCAGCAGACCACGATTCGCTACGCGCTGCCCCGTGCGGCCGACGTACATCTGGCGGTGTACGATGTGCTGGGCCGCCGTGTCGCGATTTTGGCCAACGAGCAGCAGCCGGCCGGTCGTAAGGAGGTTGTCTTTGATGCCCGGCAGCTGGCAAGCGGCATCTACTTTGTGCGCCTGCACACCAACCGCCAGACGCGCACGCAGAAGCTGATGGTGGTACGGTAG
- a CDS encoding S8 family serine peptidase, which translates to MPRSVYRFVLALFFVAAWPGVLLNAPFAYGQPAPVSFIVRLAPTAPPALQQAARQPAAKTSGPYAALTASVIASAPLLPEATPRPKTGGAGWTTVYTLTVPDSSSLARVLPAWQATDGVSYAHPNVRYRLEDTLPPEPLADSLDHLDVTRTRAAWPLTTGRASVQIGVVDTGIWPDHPDLDGQFAINPGEDVNGNGRFDAPDRNGIDDDGNGWVDDVRGYDFVDQPGTFQVGEYTTRDPDAGPDPDGGGFARHGTEVAGIIGAARNGIGMAGVAPGTRLLPLRAFSADGFGETDDIAAAIVYATERGVDVLNFSFGRRRPTQLLEDAIAYAINRGVVVVASAGNSSGDEPHYPSDYPGVISVPWLTEDGQNLARTVLQDLVIIRGQYGNGLDVGAPGTRVFTTLLPPDLNASSFADEELFGALDDGSSFAAPQVAGAAGLLRSVDSTLTPASIQNILTGTATDLRTPGWDYFTGSGLLNVEAALADALPAQTALLSPAHNAGVAAGPVPIVGTVLDPGFTSYEVSYAVGTLGLDQQTDPWTVIATGTRQALRDTLAQWRIDALPDTSYTLRLVVRRRSGRALDNRRRVFIDRTAPQLTLRAVTAALHNDGRSVVADVATDDRTTVTMRVQTAQGTGTEASEFLTTRHGLAWPLPPDARGAARVTLTATNTAGATTTATRTVPVPTPATNTALLTRTETRVPRGRLLPFAPDFDGDALPELVFNQYAQGGLGDTLKAFEWTGSGFQPADALVANVIPRDTGDTDADGRAELLTQIAGVTLLLERNGTRLLPAQQAFLDTTGLANPSALNALIGARLGDFDGDGRGAILGNNQSAWRVLERTPSGTFRETTRLTNPTAGGSTPYANQIGNAAALTGDLDGDGRIEALFGDGDGDWFAYEWTGNNTATHVWSYPTDGFFADDRFAQGETDGDAGREFVTFTGSFPLSLDEGAQAPPLSRYYIWQSTGDNAFAPEAIVPVYGARSGNGSVAMGDLDGDGTDEVIISHPPYLYVLDREPDGSWQRIFVDGAAPEPVVQSRSLVVHDFDGDGRASIVAMTSDDTFARYVPQPAALERPPPRWRAARAVDATSLRLSWTAPGADSVTVLTGPIGGTLNRRASTTDSTLVLSETATRRYALRAWQSGTASPLSPARVVRPHAPATVAAIEYPTDTAVRLTFTEPLAAAITAPQFTLDAQRAPTRLLRADDGRAVVLRFEALAPGSHTLRWTGVRDTSGVPVAQTEAVLAVPAPQQPPFIVKDWTVTDPHTVQVTFSAPLRPAQAERAARYRLEPVGTVTRAALDAANPARLSLTVAGTAIGATGRTTTLVLDTLQAATGARLAEESRRLRLTQFAETLANAYVYPNPYRAARHSAPLIVAGVPRAATVRIYTASGQLVRVVRADGTRVGGVAWDLRDRRGQRVPSGVYLLRIEAPDTAPVLRKAAVIR; encoded by the coding sequence GTGCCTCGCTCCGTGTATCGCTTTGTCCTTGCGCTCTTTTTCGTCGCGGCTTGGCCGGGCGTGCTCCTGAACGCTCCCTTCGCTTACGGCCAACCGGCGCCCGTCTCGTTCATCGTGCGGCTTGCCCCCACCGCGCCGCCCGCGCTTCAACAAGCCGCTCGGCAGCCCGCCGCCAAAACCAGTGGCCCGTACGCCGCCCTTACCGCGAGCGTCATCGCAAGCGCACCGCTGCTTCCCGAGGCCACGCCCCGCCCCAAAACCGGCGGCGCCGGCTGGACGACCGTCTACACCCTCACCGTCCCCGACTCGTCGTCGCTCGCGCGCGTGCTTCCCGCGTGGCAAGCCACCGACGGCGTCTCGTACGCCCACCCGAACGTGCGGTACCGGCTGGAAGACACCCTGCCGCCCGAGCCGCTTGCCGACAGCCTCGACCATCTGGACGTCACGCGCACACGGGCCGCGTGGCCCCTCACCACCGGCCGCGCCTCGGTGCAGATTGGCGTCGTGGACACCGGCATCTGGCCCGACCACCCCGACCTCGACGGTCAGTTTGCCATCAACCCCGGCGAAGATGTGAACGGCAACGGCCGCTTCGATGCGCCTGACCGCAACGGCATCGACGACGATGGCAACGGCTGGGTGGATGACGTGCGCGGCTACGATTTTGTCGACCAGCCCGGCACCTTTCAGGTCGGCGAGTACACCACGCGCGACCCCGACGCCGGTCCCGACCCCGACGGCGGCGGCTTTGCGCGTCACGGCACCGAAGTCGCTGGCATCATTGGCGCCGCGCGTAACGGCATTGGCATGGCCGGTGTGGCCCCGGGCACCCGCTTGCTGCCCCTGCGCGCCTTCAGCGCCGATGGGTTTGGCGAGACGGACGACATTGCCGCGGCCATCGTGTATGCCACCGAGCGCGGCGTGGATGTGCTCAACTTCTCCTTTGGCCGACGGCGCCCCACGCAATTGCTGGAAGACGCCATCGCGTATGCCATCAATCGGGGCGTGGTGGTCGTGGCTTCCGCAGGCAACAGCTCCGGCGACGAGCCCCACTATCCGTCCGATTACCCCGGGGTCATTTCGGTGCCGTGGCTGACTGAAGACGGCCAGAACCTGGCGCGCACGGTGCTGCAGGATCTCGTCATCATCCGCGGCCAGTACGGCAACGGGCTCGATGTGGGCGCACCCGGCACACGCGTGTTCACCACGTTGCTGCCGCCTGACCTGAACGCCTCGTCCTTTGCCGACGAGGAACTGTTCGGCGCGCTGGACGACGGGTCCTCCTTTGCCGCCCCGCAGGTCGCCGGGGCCGCCGGACTGCTTCGCTCGGTCGACTCGACGCTCACCCCCGCTTCCATCCAGAACATCCTCACCGGCACGGCCACCGATCTGCGGACGCCGGGCTGGGACTACTTCACGGGCAGCGGGCTGCTAAACGTGGAGGCGGCCCTTGCTGATGCGCTGCCGGCCCAAACGGCCCTTCTCTCGCCGGCGCACAACGCGGGCGTCGCTGCGGGTCCGGTGCCAATCGTGGGAACCGTCCTGGACCCTGGCTTCACGTCGTACGAGGTCTCGTATGCCGTGGGCACCCTGGGCCTCGATCAGCAGACCGATCCCTGGACGGTCATTGCGACGGGCACGCGCCAGGCCCTGCGCGACACGCTGGCGCAATGGCGTATCGACGCGCTGCCCGACACCAGCTACACGCTGCGGCTGGTGGTGCGCCGCCGCTCGGGGCGCGCGCTAGACAACCGGCGGCGCGTCTTTATCGACCGCACCGCCCCGCAGCTCACCCTCCGGGCCGTTACCGCAGCGCTGCATAACGACGGGCGATCCGTGGTGGCCGATGTGGCCACAGACGACCGCACCACCGTCACCATGCGCGTGCAAACCGCGCAAGGCACCGGAACCGAAGCCTCGGAATTCCTGACGACCCGCCACGGCCTCGCCTGGCCCCTGCCGCCCGACGCCCGCGGTGCGGCCCGCGTCACCCTCACGGCCACCAACACCGCCGGCGCCACCACAACCGCCACCCGCACCGTGCCGGTGCCCACGCCAGCCACCAACACCGCCTTGCTCACCCGCACGGAAACGCGCGTGCCCCGCGGCCGCCTCTTGCCGTTCGCCCCCGACTTCGACGGCGACGCCCTCCCGGAGCTCGTCTTTAACCAGTACGCGCAGGGCGGATTGGGCGACACCCTGAAGGCCTTCGAATGGACCGGCAGCGGCTTCCAACCGGCCGATGCCCTCGTGGCCAATGTCATTCCGCGCGACACCGGCGACACAGATGCCGACGGCCGCGCCGAGTTGCTCACGCAAATTGCAGGCGTTACCCTCCTCTTGGAACGCAACGGCACACGCCTGCTTCCCGCACAGCAGGCCTTTCTCGATACCACCGGCCTTGCCAACCCCTCGGCCCTCAACGCCCTGATTGGCGCCCGCCTTGGCGACTTTGACGGCGACGGGCGCGGCGCCATCCTGGGCAACAATCAGTCGGCGTGGCGGGTGCTGGAGCGCACCCCGAGCGGCACCTTCCGCGAAACGACGCGCCTGACCAACCCCACCGCCGGCGGCTCGACGCCCTATGCCAATCAAATCGGAAATGCGGCCGCCCTCACCGGCGATCTGGACGGCGACGGCCGCATCGAGGCGCTCTTTGGCGATGGCGACGGCGACTGGTTTGCCTACGAGTGGACCGGCAACAACACCGCAACGCATGTGTGGAGCTATCCGACCGATGGATTCTTTGCCGACGATCGCTTTGCCCAAGGCGAAACGGACGGCGACGCGGGCCGCGAGTTTGTGACGTTTACCGGCTCCTTTCCGTTGTCGCTGGATGAAGGCGCGCAGGCCCCGCCGCTCAGCCGCTACTACATCTGGCAGTCCACCGGCGACAACGCCTTTGCGCCCGAAGCCATCGTGCCGGTGTACGGCGCGCGCTCGGGCAACGGAAGCGTGGCGATGGGCGACCTGGACGGCGACGGAACCGACGAGGTCATCATCAGCCATCCGCCCTATCTGTACGTCCTCGACCGTGAACCCGACGGCTCCTGGCAGCGCATCTTTGTGGATGGCGCCGCGCCGGAGCCTGTGGTCCAAAGCCGGAGCCTGGTGGTGCACGACTTCGATGGCGACGGGCGCGCTTCCATTGTAGCAATGACGAGCGACGACACCTTTGCGCGCTACGTGCCCCAGCCGGCGGCCCTTGAGCGGCCCCCGCCCCGGTGGCGCGCGGCCCGCGCGGTGGATGCCACGTCGCTGCGCTTGTCGTGGACGGCCCCCGGCGCCGACTCCGTGACGGTCCTCACCGGGCCGATTGGCGGCACGCTCAACCGCCGCGCGTCCACAACCGACTCCACGCTCGTGCTTTCCGAAACCGCCACGCGGCGGTATGCGCTGCGCGCCTGGCAAAGCGGCACGGCCTCGCCGCTGTCACCTGCACGCGTCGTGCGCCCCCATGCCCCCGCCACGGTGGCAGCCATCGAATACCCAACGGACACGGCCGTGCGCCTCACGTTTACCGAGCCACTTGCTGCTGCCATCACGGCCCCGCAGTTTACGCTCGACGCCCAGCGCGCCCCCACGCGCCTGCTCCGTGCCGACGACGGCCGCGCGGTGGTGCTGCGCTTCGAGGCCCTCGCCCCCGGGTCGCACACGCTGCGGTGGACCGGCGTGCGGGACACCTCCGGCGTACCCGTTGCGCAAACGGAGGCCGTGCTGGCCGTCCCCGCTCCACAGCAGCCGCCCTTTATCGTGAAGGACTGGACCGTCACCGATCCGCATACCGTGCAGGTCACCTTCAGCGCGCCGCTGCGCCCCGCACAAGCCGAGCGCGCCGCCCGCTACCGGCTGGAGCCCGTCGGCACGGTGACCCGCGCGGCCCTCGATGCCGCCAACCCGGCACGGCTCAGCCTAACGGTTGCGGGCACCGCCATTGGCGCCACCGGCCGCACCACCACGCTGGTTCTCGACACGCTGCAAGCCGCCACAGGCGCCCGTCTTGCCGAGGAGAGCCGCCGGCTCCGCCTGACGCAGTTTGCCGAGACGCTGGCCAACGCGTACGTCTACCCCAACCCGTACCGCGCCGCGCGTCACAGCGCGCCCCTCATCGTGGCGGGCGTCCCGCGCGCGGCCACGGTGCGCATCTACACCGCCAGCGGGCAGCTCGTACGCGTGGTGCGCGCCGATGGCACGCGCGTGGGCGGCGTGGCCTGGGACTTGCGCGACCGCCGGGGGCAGCGCGTCCCCTCGGGCGTGTACCTGCTCCGCATCGAAGCCCCAGACACCGCGCCGGTCCTCCGCAAGGCCGCCGTCATCCGGTAA
- a CDS encoding DUF1499 domain-containing protein: MRRLGLLLVALLLPMPAAGQSLIEQSPLAACPDTPNCTHVARTFEAPPDTVRAAAQAALRALGPLSVRLRDDGTFAAVYRVALVFKDDMTVAVAPHETGSVLFVRSASRVGYSDLGVNDRRVQRFLRKVRAQL; this comes from the coding sequence ATGCGCCGCCTCGGTCTTCTCCTCGTCGCCTTGCTGCTGCCCATGCCTGCCGCCGGCCAATCGCTTATCGAACAGTCGCCCCTCGCGGCTTGTCCCGACACGCCCAACTGCACCCACGTGGCACGCACCTTTGAGGCGCCGCCCGACACCGTGCGTGCGGCGGCGCAAGCAGCCCTGCGCGCCCTCGGACCGCTGTCGGTTCGCCTCCGCGACGACGGCACCTTTGCAGCGGTCTACCGCGTGGCGCTTGTCTTTAAAGACGACATGACGGTCGCCGTAGCGCCGCACGAGACGGGCAGCGTACTGTTTGTACGCAGCGCCAGCCGCGTCGGCTACAGCGACCTGGGCGTGAATGACCGCCGGGTGCAGCGCTTCCTGCGCAAGGTCCGCGCACAGCTGTAG
- a CDS encoding cytochrome c maturation protein CcmE domain-containing protein has translation MKPKTIVGCVLLLGFGGLLFMNFGSQVGGYMTFKEATASGAQAHVVGTWAKQKPTHYDRARNVFTFYMRDKKGNLHKVRYANPMPANFTEATQLVVQGYARDDAFAAEHILVKCPSKYNGTGKRLQQTSTSR, from the coding sequence ATGAAGCCCAAAACGATTGTTGGATGCGTGTTGCTGCTCGGATTTGGCGGGCTGCTGTTTATGAACTTTGGCAGCCAAGTGGGCGGTTACATGACCTTTAAGGAAGCTACCGCGAGTGGCGCCCAGGCGCACGTGGTGGGTACCTGGGCCAAGCAGAAACCCACGCACTACGACCGCGCCCGTAACGTCTTCACGTTTTACATGCGTGATAAGAAAGGCAACCTCCACAAGGTGCGCTACGCCAACCCGATGCCCGCCAACTTCACCGAGGCCACGCAGCTGGTGGTGCAGGGCTATGCCCGCGACGATGCGTTTGCCGCCGAACACATTTTGGTGAAGTGCCCCTCGAAGTACAACGGCACCGGCAAGCGGCTCCAACAAACCAGCACGTCCCGCTGA
- a CDS encoding CcmD family protein: MTIHPLPQQAPADSAVYDSVWTEQPPVRPSQSAFEQTMMQDGKIYVVVAVLVLILLGLLAFVFRTDRKIAKLERRVDAGDSNDTL, encoded by the coding sequence ATGACGATCCATCCGCTGCCGCAACAAGCCCCGGCCGACTCGGCGGTGTACGACTCGGTATGGACCGAACAGCCGCCCGTGCGCCCCTCGCAATCGGCGTTCGAGCAAACGATGATGCAGGATGGGAAAATCTACGTGGTGGTTGCCGTCCTTGTGCTGATCTTGCTCGGCCTGCTGGCCTTCGTCTTTCGTACCGATCGCAAGATTGCGAAATTGGAACGGCGCGTAGATGCAGGCGATTCGAACGACACCTTGTAG
- the ccsA gene encoding cytochrome c biogenesis protein CcsA: MATAPLPTRSWTYRLIRGLSALLLVGVVVAGFLGAIPRLNIIEESARNLYFHVPMWFGLMAATLVSAYHSLRYLQTQAPLRDVRAREAARVGLVLGLLGITTGMVWARFTWYAGTNLWWNFDPKQSMAAVLLLIYGAYFVLRDSIEAEEKRGRIAAVYNLLAFVTMPFLLYIIPRQMVSLHPGAEGSPAFSQTDLAPSMRWVFYPSVLAFMGLAWCLYTQRVRLAWLKLTLRHDPLR; the protein is encoded by the coding sequence ATGGCAACCGCTCCCCTGCCCACTCGGTCCTGGACCTACCGGCTCATTCGCGGCCTCAGCGCGCTCCTTCTTGTGGGCGTTGTGGTGGCCGGGTTTTTGGGGGCCATTCCACGGCTGAACATCATCGAGGAGTCGGCGCGCAACCTGTACTTCCACGTGCCCATGTGGTTTGGCCTGATGGCGGCCACGCTCGTGTCGGCGTACCATTCCCTCCGCTACCTGCAGACGCAAGCGCCGCTTCGGGATGTGCGTGCCCGTGAGGCGGCTCGTGTGGGCCTCGTGCTGGGGCTGCTGGGCATTACCACCGGAATGGTATGGGCCCGCTTTACATGGTACGCCGGGACCAATTTGTGGTGGAACTTCGACCCCAAACAGTCGATGGCCGCGGTGCTGCTTCTCATCTACGGCGCGTATTTTGTTTTGCGCGATAGCATTGAGGCCGAAGAAAAGCGCGGACGCATTGCAGCCGTGTACAACCTGCTCGCGTTCGTCACGATGCCGTTTCTCTTGTACATCATCCCGCGGCAGATGGTGAGCCTGCACCCGGGGGCCGAGGGAAGCCCAGCGTTCAGTCAGACCGACTTGGCCCCCTCGATGCGCTGGGTCTTTTACCCGTCCGTTTTGGCCTTTATGGGACTGGCGTGGTGCCTGTACACGCAGCGGGTGCGCCTGGCCTGGCTCAAGCTTACCCTTCGCCACGATCCCCTCCGCTAA
- the trhA gene encoding PAQR family membrane homeostasis protein TrhA, with product MEVWDQQTHAEEVANSLTHGVGLVLSAAGWAVLLVLATLFGDVWHITSSLIYGGTLVFLYGASTLYHSARTPRMKRALRVVDHVAIFLLIAGTYTPFTLVLLRDGWGWTILTLVWGLAVAGLLFKLFSRHRFHWSATIFYLLMGWVSVIFVEPMWSALPTGALVLLAAGGLAYTAGVIFYGWHSLRFSHAIWHGFVLLGSILHYLAIALYVLPA from the coding sequence ATGGAAGTCTGGGATCAGCAAACACACGCCGAGGAAGTGGCCAATAGTCTCACGCACGGAGTTGGACTCGTGCTCAGCGCAGCCGGATGGGCGGTGCTGCTTGTGCTCGCTACGCTGTTTGGCGACGTGTGGCACATCACCAGCTCCCTGATTTATGGCGGCACGCTGGTGTTTCTCTACGGGGCCTCAACGCTCTATCACAGCGCCCGGACTCCGCGGATGAAGCGCGCGCTGCGGGTGGTGGACCACGTGGCGATCTTTCTGCTGATTGCCGGAACCTACACGCCCTTCACGCTCGTGCTGCTGCGCGACGGGTGGGGCTGGACGATTCTCACGCTGGTGTGGGGCCTCGCGGTTGCCGGACTGCTCTTTAAGCTCTTCTCGCGCCACCGCTTCCACTGGAGCGCCACCATTTTTTATCTGCTGATGGGCTGGGTGAGTGTCATCTTTGTGGAACCGATGTGGAGCGCGCTGCCGACGGGTGCGCTCGTGTTGCTGGCTGCCGGCGGACTCGCCTATACGGCGGGCGTCATCTTTTACGGGTGGCACTCGCTCCGCTTTAGTCACGCCATCTGGCACGGCTTTGTGCTGCTTGGCAGCATCCTGCATTACCTTGCCATCGCGCTGTACGTGCTGCCGGCGTAG